A genomic segment from Streptomyces sp. NBC_00459 encodes:
- a CDS encoding MerR family transcriptional regulator: MRIGEVAERAGVSVRALRYYEEQRLLGATRTGGGQRQYPDGAVERVRMIQQLYAAGLSSRLVREVLPRCMNEGDAPHGFTDNLVTERARIDRQINDLTAVRARLDEIIAVTTDPSHPDHCHPVRAGVAAVPPESACRTLVTGVREGRAHSKVRTTHPWSPPALKPWWCR; encoded by the coding sequence ATGCGGATCGGGGAGGTCGCCGAACGGGCCGGAGTGAGCGTCCGGGCCCTGCGTTACTACGAGGAGCAGCGGCTGCTCGGTGCCACGCGTACCGGCGGGGGGCAGCGGCAGTACCCGGACGGCGCGGTCGAGCGGGTAAGGATGATCCAGCAGTTGTATGCTGCCGGCCTCTCCAGCAGACTCGTCCGCGAGGTCCTGCCGCGGTGCATGAACGAGGGCGATGCGCCCCATGGGTTCACCGACAACCTCGTCACCGAACGGGCCCGCATCGACCGCCAGATCAACGACCTCACGGCAGTGCGCGCCCGCCTCGACGAGATCATCGCTGTGACGACGGACCCCAGCCATCCCGACCACTGCCACCCCGTACGCGCCGGCGTCGCCGCCGTACCGCCTGAATCGGCCTGCCGCACACTGGTCACAGGCGTACGAGAGGGTCGTGCTCACTCCAAGGTGAGGACGACACACCCCTGGAGCCCGCCCGCCCTCAAACCGTGGTGGTGTCGGTAG
- a CDS encoding sensor histidine kinase, which translates to MTASKTAAQPEPYDVIRLPRPLSDDPDPEQRAIVSIITRLAGWRLADRAHPRIRRWAVPAFCTLLGASEVFDPDFGPDIPVKVALTLGLTVPLLWRQQRPTLVWAVITVVSMPVAFLGILTGANSAWVVALFNMGRFATPRRAGVATAVTLAQITVAGTVFWDSGQVAHATRPWVVLMLTLLVVTAFAFLGLAGRLVNTVIAALEKDRAQQARLSAAQERARVSREMHDILGHTLAVIVGLSDGAASLSRTKPERGAETLRIIGDSGRDALGELRRLLTVIGDEQGTRSEAPLAPQPGLADLKALLERVRAAGPTATLHTAGELTGLSQGVQLAVYRIVQEALTNTLRHTTRETTVTVSITVGSDAVRVGVEDTGPSHPAKAALPKSGSGQGLVGMRQRAALYRGSVTAGPNDHGGWSVHALLFTDPPSGPAHTTERLPA; encoded by the coding sequence GTGACCGCATCGAAGACAGCCGCGCAGCCGGAGCCGTACGACGTCATCCGGCTTCCCCGGCCGCTGTCGGACGACCCCGACCCCGAGCAGCGGGCGATCGTCTCGATCATCACCCGGCTGGCGGGATGGCGGCTGGCCGACCGGGCGCACCCCCGCATCCGGCGCTGGGCGGTGCCCGCCTTCTGCACCCTGCTCGGCGCGTCCGAGGTGTTCGACCCTGACTTCGGCCCCGACATCCCGGTGAAGGTGGCGCTGACGCTGGGGCTCACCGTCCCGCTGCTGTGGCGGCAGCAGCGGCCCACTCTGGTGTGGGCCGTCATCACGGTCGTCTCGATGCCCGTCGCCTTCCTGGGGATCCTGACCGGAGCGAACTCGGCGTGGGTCGTGGCCCTGTTCAACATGGGCCGCTTCGCCACCCCCCGTCGGGCGGGGGTGGCCACGGCCGTCACCCTGGCGCAGATCACCGTGGCGGGCACCGTCTTCTGGGACTCGGGCCAGGTGGCTCATGCCACCCGCCCCTGGGTGGTGCTGATGCTGACGCTGCTGGTCGTGACGGCGTTCGCCTTTCTGGGCCTGGCCGGGCGGCTGGTGAACACCGTCATCGCCGCCCTGGAGAAGGACCGCGCCCAGCAGGCCCGTCTCTCGGCCGCCCAGGAGCGGGCCCGTGTCTCCCGGGAGATGCACGACATCCTCGGCCACACCCTCGCGGTCATCGTCGGCCTCTCCGACGGCGCCGCCTCCCTCTCCCGGACCAAACCGGAACGCGGCGCGGAGACGCTCCGCATCATCGGCGACAGCGGCCGGGACGCGCTGGGTGAGCTGCGCCGTCTGCTCACGGTCATCGGCGACGAGCAGGGCACCCGGTCCGAGGCCCCGCTCGCCCCTCAGCCGGGGCTGGCCGATCTGAAAGCCCTGCTGGAACGGGTCCGGGCCGCCGGCCCGACCGCCACCCTGCACACCGCCGGAGAGCTGACCGGACTCAGCCAGGGAGTGCAGCTCGCCGTCTACCGCATCGTGCAGGAAGCCCTCACCAACACGCTCAGGCACACCACCCGCGAAACCACTGTCACCGTCTCCATCACCGTCGGCTCCGACGCGGTCCGCGTCGGCGTCGAGGACACCGGCCCGTCTCACCCCGCGAAGGCGGCCCTCCCGAAGTCCGGCAGCGGCCAGGGGCTGGTCGGCATGCGGCAACGCGCCGCCCTCTACCGGGGCAGCGTCACCGCGGGCCCCAACGACCACGGCGGCTGGAGTGTCCACGCCCTCCTCTTCACCGACCCTCCTTCCGGCCCCGCCCACACCACGGAGAGGCTTCCGGCATGA
- a CDS encoding MMPL family transporter, with amino-acid sequence MATFLYRLGRLAFRRRRSFLMFWIVVLAAVGIGAAGVSGKTTDDFTLPGTQSQKAIDLLGREFPQASADGATARVVFEAPGGQKLTSAANKAEITSLVADLEKAPQVASVSEPFSAGLVSKDGTIAYAQVTYRVPKADLTTAASDALNQVAEKGERAGLTMSLGGSAVQEKAASKAAELIGLAVAAVALVITFGSMIAAGLPLLTALFGVGVAILCITVSTHFFDMASASSTLALMLGLAVAIDYALFIVSRYRSEIRDGHEPEEAAGRALGTAGSAVVFAGLTVVIALAGLSVIGIKMLTTMGLAAAFAVAVAVVIALTLLPAVLGFAGMRIMKGKLTSERHRAEERGEREAMGVRWGRFVTRNPVKMLVVSVLGLGLLAIPAMSLRLTLPDDSMASPGSTQRVAYDTLSKGFGPGFNGPLTVVVDARNSTGAGPEAAARDAYDTISKLPDVAAARTAVFNESGDVALIGVIPRSSPTSEATKDLVADIRDHSAALHKDTGADLMVTGTTAVNIDVSTKLGQAMLPYLAIVVGLALILLLLVFRSVLVPLKAALGFLLSVVATLGVLVAVFQWGWLKDLFGVDQTQPIVSVLPILLIGVVFGLAMDYEVFLVTRMREEYVHGAEPTDAIVAGFKHGGRVVTAAAIIMISVFAGFLLDDTALVKSIGLGLASAVLFDAFVVRMTIVPAVMTLLGRRAWALPGWLDRIMPDVDVEGEKLRQTLEARRTPAPDGPVDEEAGEAEERLTQKR; translated from the coding sequence GTGGCCACGTTCCTCTACCGACTGGGCCGGCTCGCCTTCAGACGCCGACGGTCCTTCCTGATGTTCTGGATCGTCGTCCTCGCCGCCGTCGGTATAGGTGCCGCCGGCGTCTCCGGCAAGACGACGGACGACTTCACCCTGCCCGGGACCCAGTCCCAGAAGGCGATCGATCTGCTGGGCAGGGAGTTCCCGCAGGCCTCCGCGGACGGTGCCACGGCCCGGGTCGTCTTCGAGGCGCCCGGCGGGCAGAAGCTGACCTCCGCCGCCAACAAGGCCGAGATCACGTCCCTCGTCGCCGACCTCGAGAAGGCGCCGCAGGTGGCGAGCGTCTCCGAGCCCTTCAGTGCCGGTCTGGTCAGCAAGGACGGCACGATCGCCTACGCCCAGGTCACCTATCGGGTACCCAAGGCCGATCTCACCACCGCCGCGTCCGACGCCCTGAACCAGGTCGCCGAGAAGGGCGAGCGGGCCGGGCTGACGATGAGCCTGGGCGGTAGCGCCGTGCAGGAGAAGGCCGCCAGCAAGGCTGCCGAACTGATCGGCCTCGCGGTGGCCGCCGTAGCGCTGGTCATCACCTTCGGCTCGATGATCGCCGCCGGACTCCCGCTGCTGACCGCGCTGTTCGGCGTGGGAGTGGCGATCCTGTGCATCACCGTCTCCACTCACTTCTTCGACATGGCCTCGGCCTCCTCGACCCTGGCGCTGATGCTGGGCCTGGCCGTGGCGATCGACTACGCCCTGTTCATCGTCTCCCGCTACCGCAGCGAGATCCGGGACGGGCACGAGCCGGAGGAGGCCGCCGGACGGGCCCTGGGCACCGCCGGGTCGGCTGTCGTCTTCGCCGGTCTGACCGTCGTCATCGCGCTGGCCGGGCTCAGCGTCATCGGCATCAAGATGCTCACCACGATGGGTCTGGCCGCCGCCTTCGCGGTCGCCGTGGCCGTCGTCATCGCGCTGACCCTGCTGCCCGCCGTACTGGGCTTCGCCGGGATGCGGATCATGAAGGGGAAGCTCACCAGCGAGCGTCATCGCGCCGAGGAGCGCGGCGAGCGCGAGGCGATGGGCGTGCGCTGGGGCCGGTTCGTCACCCGCAACCCGGTCAAGATGCTCGTCGTCTCGGTGCTGGGCCTCGGGCTGCTGGCCATTCCGGCGATGTCGCTGCGCCTGACCCTGCCCGACGACAGCATGGCCTCCCCCGGCTCCACCCAGCGCGTCGCCTACGACACCCTGAGCAAGGGCTTCGGGCCCGGCTTCAACGGCCCGCTGACCGTGGTCGTCGACGCCCGGAACAGCACCGGTGCCGGACCCGAGGCGGCGGCGCGGGACGCGTACGACACGATCAGCAAGCTGCCCGACGTCGCCGCCGCCCGTACTGCCGTCTTCAACGAGTCCGGTGACGTGGCGCTGATCGGTGTGATCCCCAGGAGTTCCCCGACCAGTGAGGCCACCAAGGACCTGGTCGCCGACATCCGCGACCACAGTGCCGCTCTGCACAAGGACACCGGCGCCGATCTGATGGTCACCGGCACCACGGCCGTCAACATCGACGTCTCCACCAAGCTGGGCCAGGCCATGCTGCCCTATCTGGCCATCGTGGTCGGACTGGCGCTGATCCTGCTCCTGCTGGTGTTCCGTTCGGTCCTGGTCCCGCTCAAGGCAGCCCTCGGCTTCCTGCTCAGTGTGGTGGCCACCCTCGGTGTCCTGGTCGCGGTCTTCCAGTGGGGCTGGCTGAAGGACCTCTTCGGCGTCGACCAGACCCAGCCGATCGTCAGCGTGCTGCCCATCCTGCTGATCGGTGTCGTCTTCGGTCTCGCCATGGACTACGAGGTCTTCCTCGTCACCCGGATGCGGGAGGAGTACGTCCACGGCGCCGAGCCCACCGACGCGATCGTGGCGGGCTTCAAGCACGGCGGCCGGGTGGTCACCGCCGCGGCGATCATCATGATCTCCGTCTTCGCCGGGTTCCTGCTGGACGACACCGCACTGGTGAAGTCGATCGGCCTGGGACTCGCCTCAGCCGTCCTCTTCGACGCCTTCGTCGTCCGCATGACCATCGTCCCGGCGGTGATGACCCTGCTCGGCCGCCGCGCCTGGGCCCTGCCGGGGTGGCTCGACCGGATCATGCCCGACGTGGACGTCGAGGGCGAGAAGTTGCGCCAGACGCTGGAGGCACGCCGAACGCCCGCTCCGGACGGCCCCGTGGACGAGGAGGCCGGCGAGGCCGAGGAGAGGCTGACGCAGAAGCGCTGA
- a CDS encoding GNAT family N-acetyltransferase, whose protein sequence is MTVTVRTLRTEDQAGIEAFARIRHVALPFLLFTPAGVTYDIAHAHPGAHFQALIAEEDGEVLGTAQTGVVHDSAEPGQGYVNVYVHPERIRRGAGSLLVRTAEQHLAAAGVTKSFSWVLDAPDNRAFAERRGYRSSRNAHFLRLDLANGKLPPLQDPPPGVELRPASDYAADPRPLFDLDAEASSDEPSDVDYEFTDYEAWLRETWRHPLLSHELTTVAVVDGRPAAFSAARTDGGTRYGTVMTGTARDFRGRGLAKLAKNDSLHRARAAGYTEALTGNDAGNGPMIAINNWFGYEICATEVRYVRELT, encoded by the coding sequence ATGACAGTGACCGTGCGAACCCTCCGCACCGAAGATCAGGCCGGCATCGAAGCCTTCGCCCGCATCCGGCACGTAGCGCTCCCCTTCCTCCTGTTCACACCGGCGGGCGTCACGTACGACATCGCGCACGCCCATCCCGGAGCCCACTTCCAGGCGCTGATCGCCGAGGAGGACGGGGAGGTACTCGGCACCGCCCAGACCGGAGTCGTCCACGACAGCGCGGAGCCCGGCCAGGGATACGTCAACGTGTACGTGCACCCGGAGCGCATCCGGCGGGGCGCCGGCTCGCTCCTCGTCCGCACCGCCGAACAGCACCTCGCCGCCGCAGGGGTGACGAAGTCCTTCTCCTGGGTGCTGGACGCTCCCGACAACCGCGCCTTCGCCGAACGCCGCGGCTACCGCTCCAGTCGCAACGCGCACTTCCTCCGTCTGGACCTGGCGAACGGCAAGCTGCCCCCGCTCCAGGACCCCCCGCCCGGCGTCGAACTCCGCCCGGCCTCCGACTACGCCGCCGACCCGCGCCCGCTGTTCGACCTGGACGCGGAGGCGTCGTCGGACGAACCGAGCGATGTGGACTACGAGTTCACGGACTACGAGGCCTGGCTCCGCGAGACCTGGCGGCACCCCCTGCTCAGCCACGAGCTGACCACGGTCGCGGTCGTCGACGGCCGCCCCGCCGCCTTCAGCGCGGCCCGTACCGACGGCGGCACCCGCTACGGCACCGTGATGACCGGCACCGCCCGCGACTTCCGCGGCCGCGGCCTCGCGAAGCTCGCCAAGAACGACTCCCTGCACCGGGCCCGCGCCGCCGGGTACACGGAGGCGCTGACCGGCAACGACGCCGGGAACGGCCCGATGATCGCGATCAACAACTGGTTCGGATACGAGATCTGCGCGACGGAGGTGCGGTATGTCCGCGAACTCACCTGA
- a CDS encoding esterase/lipase family protein — translation MLPWKRALRPLAALLLAAAATAVPVATAQAETQADSQAESASSRGWNDYSCKPSAAHPRPVVLVHGTFANGVDNWLTLAPYLVNRGYCVFSLDYGQLPGVPLFYGLGPIDRSAEQLAAFVDKVLAATGAAETDLVGHSQGGLMPRYYLKFLGGAAEVHTFVGIAPSNHGTTLNGLTNLLKYFPGADDLLTTATPALAEQVAGSAFLAKLNAGGDTVPGVSYTVLATRYDEVVTPYRSQFLSGSDVHNVLIQDLCPLDLSEHAAIGLLDRIAFHEVTNALDPAHATATTCLSAVG, via the coding sequence ATGCTGCCCTGGAAACGCGCACTCAGACCTCTCGCCGCACTGCTGCTGGCCGCCGCGGCCACCGCCGTGCCCGTCGCCACCGCGCAGGCCGAGACCCAGGCCGACAGCCAGGCCGAATCCGCCTCCAGCAGAGGCTGGAACGACTACTCCTGCAAGCCGTCCGCCGCCCACCCCCGCCCCGTCGTCCTCGTCCACGGCACCTTCGCCAACGGGGTGGACAACTGGCTCACCCTCGCGCCGTACCTGGTGAACCGTGGCTACTGCGTCTTCTCGCTCGACTACGGCCAACTGCCCGGCGTACCCCTCTTCTACGGCCTCGGCCCCATCGACAGGTCGGCCGAGCAGCTCGCCGCCTTCGTCGACAAGGTGCTCGCCGCGACCGGTGCCGCCGAGACCGACCTCGTCGGCCACTCGCAGGGCGGCCTGATGCCCCGCTACTACCTCAAGTTCCTCGGCGGCGCCGCCGAGGTGCACACCTTCGTCGGTATCGCGCCCAGCAACCACGGCACCACCCTGAACGGCCTCACCAATCTGCTGAAGTACTTCCCCGGGGCCGACGACCTCCTCACCACGGCCACCCCCGCCCTCGCCGAACAGGTGGCCGGGTCCGCCTTCCTCGCCAAGCTCAACGCGGGCGGTGACACCGTCCCGGGCGTCAGCTACACGGTGCTCGCGACCCGGTACGACGAGGTGGTCACGCCGTACCGGAGCCAGTTCCTGAGCGGCTCCGACGTGCACAACGTCCTGATCCAGGACCTGTGTCCGCTGGACCTCTCCGAACACGCCGCCATCGGGCTGCTCGACCGGATCGCGTTCCACGAGGTGACGAACGCACTCGACCCGGCGCACGCCACAGCCACCACCTGTCTGTCGGCGGTCGGCTGA
- a CDS encoding SDR family oxidoreductase has product MRIANSVALVTGASRGLGRHFATQLLERGASKVYATARNPERVDLPGAEVLALDITDPASVAAVAEAASDVTLLVNNAGIITINGLVNGDLDQIELEMDTAYYGPLRMIRAFAPILKAGGGGAIVNVLSVASWTPSEHWGAYSAAKAAAWSLTNSVRLELSAQNTLVTGLYMGPTDTDMAKGQPFEKNDPADVVRAALDGVEAKQSEVIADALTARAKANLTLDPAVVYTPAATAA; this is encoded by the coding sequence ATGCGCATCGCCAACTCCGTCGCCCTTGTCACCGGTGCGAGCCGCGGCCTCGGCCGCCACTTCGCCACCCAACTGCTGGAGCGGGGAGCGTCCAAGGTGTACGCCACCGCGCGCAACCCCGAGCGCGTTGATCTGCCGGGAGCGGAGGTGCTGGCGCTCGACATCACCGACCCGGCCTCCGTCGCCGCCGTGGCGGAAGCCGCCTCGGACGTGACGCTACTGGTCAACAACGCCGGCATCATCACCATCAATGGCCTGGTCAACGGTGACCTGGACCAGATCGAGCTGGAGATGGACACCGCCTACTACGGTCCGTTGCGCATGATCCGAGCCTTCGCCCCGATCCTGAAGGCGGGTGGCGGCGGGGCGATCGTCAACGTCCTGTCGGTCGCATCCTGGACCCCCTCCGAACACTGGGGTGCCTACAGCGCGGCCAAGGCCGCCGCGTGGAGCCTGACCAACAGCGTCCGCCTGGAACTCTCCGCACAGAACACCCTGGTCACCGGCTTGTACATGGGACCCACCGACACCGACATGGCCAAGGGACAGCCATTCGAGAAGAACGATCCGGCCGACGTCGTCAGGGCCGCACTCGACGGGGTCGAGGCCAAGCAGTCCGAGGTCATCGCCGACGCGCTGACCGCGCGGGCCAAGGCCAACCTGACTCTGGACCCCGCCGTGGTCTACACACCGGCCGCGACCGCCGCCTGA
- a CDS encoding DUF402 domain-containing protein: MSANSPEPTPPTTPTVNVVLVKGGRTKIAYPAELLHDDGTRLAVRAAWAGDGVRDFGFVRFEPGDVFTEYYWRDRWYSVKEVRDATGTLKGWYCDIARPARLVGTELIVEDLDLDLWRSADGTDVRRLDEDEFEESGLAERDPEAAAAAMTALDELEIFATVEGGLEALLA, encoded by the coding sequence ATGTCCGCGAACTCACCTGAGCCCACGCCCCCGACCACCCCCACGGTGAACGTCGTACTCGTCAAGGGCGGCCGTACGAAGATTGCTTACCCCGCCGAGCTGCTCCACGACGACGGCACCCGGCTCGCCGTACGCGCCGCCTGGGCCGGTGACGGGGTCCGCGACTTCGGCTTCGTCCGCTTCGAGCCCGGTGACGTGTTCACGGAGTACTACTGGCGGGACCGCTGGTACTCGGTGAAGGAGGTCCGGGACGCGACGGGCACGCTGAAGGGCTGGTACTGCGACATCGCCCGCCCGGCCAGACTCGTCGGCACCGAGCTGATCGTCGAGGATCTCGACCTGGACCTGTGGCGCTCCGCCGACGGGACGGACGTACGACGGCTGGACGAGGACGAGTTCGAGGAGAGCGGACTGGCGGAGCGGGATCCCGAAGCCGCGGCCGCCGCTATGACCGCCTTGGACGAGCTGGAGATCTTCGCGACCGTCGAGGGCGGCCTGGAGGCACTCCTGGCGTAG
- a CDS encoding lytic polysaccharide monooxygenase auxiliary activity family 9 protein: MPVRRRTAAAIITVTLAAPLSLSALPASAHGSMGDPVSRVAQCYAEGPESPASAACRAAVSAGGTQALYDWNGIRIGDAGGRHQALIPDGELCSAGNDEFKGLDLARADWPATGVRGGSYTFRYRVTAPHRGTFEVYLTKAGYDPAQPLSWADLDLEHPVARATDPVAAGGFYTFSGTLPQRSGRHLLYAIWQRSDSPEAFYSCSDVTFGASAGAGAGAGGGAEEGTGEGTVSDSGASSSASTPSEEQIEDGADESNVGHTGHAETEAGAGASSPATPSATSSSAPVAQPEAAGAAVNLAETGGTSGTPYLVVGGAGALALGAAALFLSVRRRAVSGAGQHGR, from the coding sequence ATGCCCGTACGTCGCCGCACGGCCGCCGCGATCATCACTGTCACCCTCGCGGCCCCGCTCTCCCTGAGCGCCCTGCCCGCGTCGGCGCACGGCTCCATGGGCGACCCGGTCAGCAGGGTCGCCCAGTGCTACGCGGAGGGCCCCGAGAGCCCGGCGTCGGCCGCCTGCCGGGCGGCGGTCTCGGCAGGCGGTACGCAGGCGCTCTACGACTGGAACGGCATCCGCATCGGTGACGCGGGCGGACGGCACCAGGCGCTGATCCCGGACGGCGAGCTGTGCAGCGCGGGCAACGACGAGTTCAAGGGCCTCGACCTGGCCCGCGCCGACTGGCCGGCGACCGGCGTGCGCGGCGGCTCGTACACCTTCAGGTACCGCGTGACCGCCCCGCACAGGGGCACCTTCGAGGTGTACCTCACCAAGGCGGGCTACGACCCGGCCCAGCCCTTGTCCTGGGCCGACCTGGACCTCGAACACCCGGTCGCCAGGGCTACGGACCCGGTCGCGGCGGGGGGCTTCTACACGTTCTCCGGCACTCTGCCGCAACGTTCCGGCAGACATCTCCTCTACGCGATCTGGCAGCGCTCGGACAGCCCGGAGGCGTTCTACTCGTGCTCCGACGTGACGTTCGGCGCGAGCGCGGGAGCAGGAGCGGGAGCGGGCGGTGGGGCAGAGGAAGGCACCGGCGAAGGCACCGTCAGCGACAGCGGTGCGTCGAGCAGCGCCTCCACTCCCTCCGAGGAGCAGATCGAGGACGGTGCCGACGAGTCGAATGTCGGGCACACGGGCCATGCGGAGACGGAAGCCGGGGCCGGTGCGTCCTCCCCCGCCACACCCTCCGCCACGTCCAGCAGCGCGCCGGTCGCACAGCCCGAGGCGGCGGGCGCCGCGGTGAACCTCGCCGAGACGGGCGGAACCTCCGGCACCCCGTACCTCGTGGTGGGCGGCGCGGGCGCCCTGGCGCTGGGCGCCGCCGCACTGTTCCTCTCGGTCCGCCGACGCGCGGTGAGCGGCGCCGGACAACACGGCCGCTGA
- a CDS encoding class I SAM-dependent methyltransferase, with protein MTDTDWDAEAPTFDDEPDHGLRDPLVREAWAARLRSWLPDRPADVLDLGCGTGSLSLLASEQGHRVTGVDSSGAMVEHARSKLAGRAAVFLVGDAAAPPVGEERFDVVLVRHVLWTLPDPARVLRHWQGLLRAGGRLVLVEGVWGTVSPVGIPADTLTGLLAPLAADVRVERLSGDARLWGREVEDERYAVVATV; from the coding sequence ATGACCGACACCGACTGGGACGCAGAGGCGCCCACCTTCGACGACGAGCCAGACCACGGCCTGCGCGATCCGCTCGTGCGCGAGGCATGGGCGGCCCGGCTGCGATCCTGGCTGCCGGACCGCCCGGCCGACGTCCTCGACCTGGGCTGCGGCACCGGCAGCCTGTCGCTTCTCGCGTCCGAACAGGGACACCGCGTCACGGGTGTGGACTCCTCCGGAGCGATGGTCGAGCACGCCCGGAGCAAGCTGGCCGGCCGCGCCGCGGTGTTCCTGGTCGGCGACGCGGCGGCCCCGCCGGTGGGGGAGGAACGCTTCGACGTCGTGCTCGTACGGCATGTCCTGTGGACGCTGCCCGACCCCGCGCGCGTGCTGCGCCACTGGCAGGGCCTGCTCCGGGCCGGCGGGCGGCTGGTGCTGGTCGAGGGCGTGTGGGGGACGGTCAGCCCGGTCGGCATACCTGCCGACACCCTTACGGGGCTGCTCGCGCCCCTTGCCGCAGACGTGCGCGTGGAGCGGCTGTCCGGCGATGCGCGGCTGTGGGGACGCGAGGTCGAGGACGAGCGGTACGCGGTGGTCGCGACGGTGTGA
- a CDS encoding DJ-1/PfpI family protein: MNTPTSSSKPKALIVVPSAAVLPLTAPADHPGVSTGFYLVELAQILKEFGDEYEFTFATPGGLVPQLEINGLALPMHAADKFSSANITATAAQAFRFDVDTFRAKRPGLVARRDSELALARRYLGRLPVSEALPGSDKEVVVLRDDLIKSMQDLPEHTYQSIEQLVHRHRDPEDAFDLGAFDFVHMPGGHAPMVDFVDNPWLGELLHTLRENQVLISLICHAPIAMASAKYRVGADGTVVTDLDHAFNGVRVTTVAKSAELFVLSNGYLKIPGKKVRMGYFIDEALRSAGYKVETTTNPTAIKVIWEEGVRLLTSNGPQSIDEHAARLRTLLPSH, from the coding sequence ATGAACACCCCCACCTCCTCGTCCAAGCCCAAGGCACTGATCGTCGTCCCGTCGGCTGCTGTTCTGCCGCTCACCGCACCGGCAGACCACCCCGGCGTCTCCACCGGGTTCTATCTGGTCGAGCTGGCGCAGATCCTCAAGGAATTCGGTGACGAGTACGAGTTCACCTTCGCCACCCCCGGCGGACTCGTCCCGCAACTGGAGATCAACGGCCTGGCCCTGCCGATGCACGCCGCGGACAAGTTCAGCTCCGCGAACATCACGGCCACCGCTGCGCAGGCGTTCCGCTTCGACGTCGACACCTTCCGTGCCAAACGGCCAGGACTCGTCGCCCGCCGGGACAGCGAACTCGCCCTCGCCCGCCGCTACCTGGGCCGCCTGCCCGTCTCCGAGGCGCTGCCGGGCAGTGACAAAGAGGTCGTGGTGCTGCGGGACGACCTGATCAAGTCGATGCAGGACCTGCCGGAGCACACCTACCAGTCCATCGAGCAGCTCGTGCACAGACACCGTGACCCCGAGGACGCCTTCGACCTGGGCGCGTTCGACTTCGTGCACATGCCGGGCGGCCACGCTCCCATGGTCGACTTCGTCGACAACCCCTGGCTCGGCGAACTCCTGCACACCCTGCGCGAGAACCAGGTGCTGATCTCGCTGATCTGCCACGCCCCCATCGCCATGGCCTCGGCCAAGTACCGGGTGGGTGCTGACGGCACCGTCGTCACCGACCTCGACCACGCCTTCAACGGTGTGCGGGTGACCACGGTCGCCAAGTCCGCCGAACTCTTCGTCCTCAGCAACGGCTACCTCAAGATCCCCGGCAAGAAGGTACGGATGGGCTACTTCATCGACGAAGCCCTCAGGAGCGCTGGCTACAAGGTGGAGACGACCACCAACCCGACCGCCATCAAGGTCATCTGGGAGGAAGGTGTCCGCCTGCTCACCAGCAACGGTCCCCAGTCGATCGACGAGCACGCCGCCCGTCTGCGCACCCTCCTGCCGAGCCACTGA
- a CDS encoding response regulator transcription factor gives MTTVLIVDDQTLQRLGFRMLLEAEPDMTVVDEAANGSEAVRKTAELRPDVVLMDVRMPGMDGIEATRRIVGSGGRSRVLVLTTFDLDEYAYEALCAGASGFFLKDARPEELVVGIRAVAAGDAVISPGVTRKLIDTFTSRRSAPAPEHERRLADLTEREREVLTAMAGGSNNTEIAEILHLAESTVKSHVSRILAKIGARDRVQAVIFAYDVGLVRPS, from the coding sequence ATGACCACCGTCCTGATCGTCGACGACCAGACCCTGCAACGTCTCGGCTTCCGCATGCTGCTGGAGGCGGAACCCGACATGACCGTCGTCGACGAGGCCGCCAACGGCAGCGAAGCGGTCCGCAAGACCGCCGAACTGCGCCCCGACGTCGTCCTGATGGACGTACGCATGCCCGGCATGGACGGCATCGAGGCCACCCGGCGCATCGTCGGGTCGGGCGGTCGCTCCCGTGTCCTGGTGCTGACCACCTTCGATCTCGACGAGTACGCGTACGAAGCGCTGTGCGCCGGGGCCAGCGGCTTCTTCCTCAAGGACGCGCGGCCCGAGGAACTCGTCGTCGGTATCCGCGCGGTGGCCGCCGGGGACGCCGTCATCTCACCCGGTGTCACCCGCAAGCTCATCGACACCTTCACCAGCCGACGGTCCGCCCCCGCCCCCGAACACGAACGCCGGCTCGCCGACCTCACCGAACGCGAACGCGAGGTCCTGACGGCCATGGCGGGCGGATCGAACAACACGGAGATCGCCGAGATCCTCCACCTCGCCGAGTCCACCGTGAAGTCCCACGTCAGCCGAATCCTCGCGAAGATCGGCGCCAGGGACCGGGTACAGGCGGTGATCTTCGCGTACGACGTCGGCCTGGTACGCCCGTCCTGA